ATTCATGATAAAGAAGTATTCGTTGCCATTGTAGCGCAGCTTGGCGGTGTTCGACACCATCATCTTCTGGGCGTCCTCCAGCTTGACTTCCCCCGCCTTTATCCGCGCCTCATATGATGCCATGAGGCTGACCGCGACATCCGCCACGTTGTTGAGGGCAAGCTTCTTTTCTTCCATCAGTTTCCCCTTGACGAGGGGGATGAAATAGAACAGCATGCCGGCCAGGATAATCGCTATTGTCAGCATGGATATGCTCATTACCTTTGTTCCAATGGACCAATTATTAAAACGCTTCATAGAAAGAACCTCCTTTAGGGTGCTGGCCTGAGCCGCTTGTAGTAACGAAAGGATTGCAGTGACGGCACCTTGTGAATCGCCGTTC
The sequence above is a segment of the Syntrophorhabdaceae bacterium genome. Coding sequences within it:
- a CDS encoding cache domain-containing protein — its product is MKRFNNWSIGTKVMSISMLTIAIILAGMLFYFIPLVKGKLMEEKKLALNNVADVAVSLMASYEARIKAGEVKLEDAQKMMVSNTAKLRYNGNEYFFIMN